The nucleotide window AGGTCGTATAGGCGCCAGGTGCCAGTGCCATCATTATTATTGGTGAAGTCAATGAGTGTGCCACCCCCGGAAGCGTAGTAGACAGCACTTTGGGGAAAGCTGTGTTTATCGGGGGAGAGATGCCCTTCACAAACCAGTTCGCCGTTAAAATATCTTCGCTTATGAACAGCTGACAACTCTTCCCGGCGTACGGAATAAAGCTCGCGGCCCGTTTTATCAAAATACGTGTTGGTTACGTCCTTTTTCTGGTTGCGATGAACCATCCGGACTTTTGCTACAGGCGTGGCTGTACCCCTGTAGTAGTAGCTGTTCTCGTAGTCGTTTGGATCGTCTTTATCATACAGATAGGAGATGCTTAACGCGCCTGATTCATACCTGTAGTCTTCCAGTACGCGACTGGAAGTGCTGTAAAGTCTTTGTACCACCGTGTTGCCGTCCAGATCCCATTCAAAATATTCACCAATATAATTGCCAATACGGGTATCGACCGTGCCCATTACCCAGTTGGTCGCTGAATAGGGTAATCTGACAAAATGCGCGCGTGCAGGAACATTGGCGGGCCTTGCAGGCAACGGATCTCCATCAGAACTCACCTCATTATTATCTCTGTCGAAATAACGCTGGGCATTGTAAATGAATTCATCTACATAGTCAAACTCCGCGGCCCACACATTAGCGCCGTTGTTGGGCGGAAAATATTCAGGAGTAGGATGGTCACTTTTTATCAGGCGCACCGGGCCTACATATTTATCGCCGCCATACCATTCACCATCCTGTGATACAGTGCCATCGGGGTGAAAACTTTGAGTAGGGTAGGGAGGGGTACCATCACGGTAATCGATGGTTACCCAGAGGTAGCCTTCTATATGCCATTTTTTCCAAAGCCCAACACGTTGGTTGTTTTCATTGGTTTCGCCAAGCAGCCATTCTTTGTCCGCATCATTATAGACGGCGCCTTCGGGTACAGTAACAGGTCTTTCCATTGCTTTGAGGTGTGAATTTTTCCTTCACAAGATATTATTATTTTTTTCTGTAAATGATCATTTATGTTTAATGATTAGTATAGCCGTCATCGTTAGAATATTTTTTTGGATGATTAAAATGGATGTTTACACTTACGCTCCCTGAAACACAGATCAGTGCCCCTGTTTTTCTCCTTTATTCAGCATCATTTCAGCGCATCATCAAAGGTTCACATAATTATCATGTTCGATTTTTTTAAATCTGAAACTTGATTTAAGCATAAACGGATGTATGTTAGTAGCATGAATGCCTTGTATATGTCTCCTGAAAATTTGTGCGATTGACCAAAACCTTATCACCCCTTACGTTATGAAAATTATTCAATTTATTGTTTTGTATTTCCTCTTTGTGTCAACTGTTTACGCTCAAAGTAATATTAAGAAGAGTTCACGTTCGAACGATTTATCGGCAATGCTGAATGAACGCCGGAATGCCCGACTTAAAGCGTTTATTGGTCAGAATTATTTTAAGTTGACAAACGCAGATAGCATTCTTAAGGATATTGGAATTGATAAAGTTAAAGGTGTGAACATTCTCAATTTTTGGTTCGCAAACTGCCCTCCCTGCATAGTTGAATTTCTTGATCTGGTTAAGCTAGGAAATAGATTTTTCAATAATAGTAATTTTCATATTATATCATTGACCTATGAAAATGACTCCATAATTAGCTCCTTTCAAAGGAAATATAGCCTTCCTTTTACTCCCATGCATATTTCGAAGGAATCATGCGTTAAAATGAATTTACAGAACGGCTTCCCAACTAACATCCTGTTGGATTCAACCGGAGCCATTGTTCTGGTGAGTGCAGGGGGAAGTTCTGATTCTACTGCAAGCTCCAAACTCTTTCAGGAAGTGTTAATGCCAGCAATTGACAGCCTCTTGGGTCACTAATTGCCATGACCAGGCATAGGAAACCCGTAAATGAGATCTTCATTTATATAAATTTTAGGAGAT belongs to Chitinophaga sp. HK235 and includes:
- a CDS encoding redoxin family protein, whose product is MKIIQFIVLYFLFVSTVYAQSNIKKSSRSNDLSAMLNERRNARLKAFIGQNYFKLTNADSILKDIGIDKVKGVNILNFWFANCPPCIVEFLDLVKLGNRFFNNSNFHIISLTYENDSIISSFQRKYSLPFTPMHISKESCVKMNLQNGFPTNILLDSTGAIVLVSAGGSSDSTASSKLFQEVLMPAIDSLLGH